Proteins found in one Choristoneura fumiferana chromosome 16, NRCan_CFum_1, whole genome shotgun sequence genomic segment:
- the fmt gene encoding LOW QUALITY PROTEIN: phosphatase 6 regulatory subunit 1-like protein fmt (The sequence of the model RefSeq protein was modified relative to this genomic sequence to represent the inferred CDS: inserted 1 base in 1 codon) encodes MFWSGNYIAVRELNSLLKEENVTLSQVLEADDVLQECKAGNQALIQFLTRPEILAELVTLITEEPSKNIELSLQYRHASIACEVLTSHLPTLSDRLSMDSVQMNRLCDFIDREPPLNPLLASYFSKTIEMLLERSSKQDWYLYHIVCLRVLDFLRARRGFLPALLRHLQTSAVADALRCFVRLNDLFNKIVMEWLEEHQFLESLIQIICGTYEPEPLPPPATAPAAPAAPTAPATSRRDSGSPARRPSWRAPRRETLTHREKRIGRRSRRRAAVRRGGAGAGAGAEAAAAKAAERMRGVAAANAAALLCDIILYGCAGEGSAARGRTAAALTAAATAPAGVRALLQGMFTAPPPARRHALVHGARVLLAMRRADAAADPQSGASLRGGVELAVAPHLPLLHTALLEPPQPYAHEPSACEAPADGGGGEAAAPAEAGAASEAAAGAAAEPPAPRRPVGAARLQVAALLAXLCSSEVDEVAKTMLTLGTPGVLLDMLFAHAHNNFLHAHVVSMVQNALANRAHHTQYATHLLEECDLLNRLMDVYEENENKKGASPRSGLMGHALQLLRALAPLAEERASAAASAAASAPASAAATATAERWAAFAPKLHQTLQQHDTPLGGYYPSENTYEVEGMAEVETALYNMSYDIANYGNEEDPDRIKFLEMASQRMLEQLNTTWDDNDEAEEREEEPLEEEGEGEGEGEGDAGAAVREVLGTVPPWETSSEETASAGEGWAQFSADVFGNIADPFAASDTFGASDTFAANDAFAASDAFATANAFASSDAFDANAGFKSDAFADEAQRLGLWQPDEGNGCGSLPAGVAALRLAPDALSSPLADNLRTALSAMTPAAVANIVNANMPPAAPPAPPAAPPAAPDGDAPPAPAPAAHS; translated from the exons atgTTCTGGAGCGGGAACTACATAGCGGTGCGGGAGTTAAATTCTTTGCTTAAAGAGGAG AATGTGACCCTCAGCCAAGTTTTGGAGGCGGATGACGTGCTTCAAGAATGCAAAGCAGGCAACCAAGCCCTCATACAGTT CCTGACTCGACCAGAAATACTAGCCGAACTTGTCACCCTGATCACTGAGGAGCCTTCAAAGAACATAGAGTTGAGCCTCCAGTACCGGCATGCCAGCATCGCGTGCGAGGTGCTCACATCCCACCTGCCCACGCTGTCTGACCGCTTGTCCATGGACAGCGTGCAGATGAACCGCCTTTGCGACTTCATCGACAGAGAGCCACCACTGAACCCACTACTGGCCTCGTACTTTAGTAAAACTATTGAGATGCTGCTTGAACGGAGTTCTAAACAG GACTGGTACCTGTACCACATCGTGTGCCTGCGCGTGCTGGACTtcctgcgcgcgcggcgcgggttCCTGCCGGCGCTGCTGCGGCACCTGCAGACGTCCGCCGTGGCCGACGCGCTGCGCTGCTTCGTGCGCCTCAACGACCTCTTCAACAAGATCGTCATGGAG TGGCTGGAAGAACACCAGTTCCTGGAGTCGCTGATCCAGATAATCTGCGGCACGTACGAGCCGGAGCCGCTGCCCCCGCCAGCGACCGCCCCCGCGGCCCCCGCGGCCCCCACGGCCCCGGCGACGTCGAGAAGGGACAGCGGGAGCCCAGCGAGAAGGCCGAGCTGGAGGGCGCCGAGAAGAGAGACATTGACGCACAGGGAAAAG AGGATCGGTCGGAGGAGCCGTCGCCGGGCAGCGGTgaggcggggcggggcgggggcgggggcgggggctgaggcggcggcggcgaaggCGGCGGAGCGCATGCGCGGCGTGGCGGCGGCCAACGCGGCCGCGCTGCTGTGCGACATCATCCTGTACGGCTGCGCGGGCGAGGGCAGCGCCGCCAG AGGGCGCACGGCGGCGGCGCTGACGGCGGCGGCGACGGCGCCGGCGGGCGTGCGAGCACTGCTGCAGGGCATGTTCACGGCGCCGCCCCCCGCCCGCCGCCACGCGCTCGTGCACGGCGCGCGCGTGCTGCTGGCCATGCGGCGCGCAGACGCAGCCGCTGACCC ACAGAGCGGCGCGAGCCTGCGGGGCGGCGTGGAGCTGGCCGTGGCGCCGCACCTGCCGCTGCTGCACACCGCCTTGCTGGAGCCGCCGCAGCCCTACGCACAC GAGCCGAGCGCGTGCGAAGCGCCGGCGGACGGCGGCGGGGGcgaggcggcggcgccggcggagGCGGGCGCGGCATCAGAGGcagcggcgggcgcggcggcggag ccgcccgcgccgcgccggccCGTGGGCGCCGCGCGGCTGCAGGTcgcggcgctgctgg cgctCTGCTCCTCCGAGGTGGACGAGGTCGCCAAAACCATGCTCACGCTCG GCACGCCGGGCGTGCTGCTGGACATGCTGTTCGCGCACGCGCACAACAACTTCCTGCACGCGCACGTGGTGTCGATGGTCCAGAACGCGCTCGCCAACCGCGCCCACCACACGCAGTACGCCACACAT TTATTAGAGGAATGTGATTTACTGAACAGACTTATGGACGTTTATGaagaaaatgaaaacaaaaa GGGCGCGTCCCCCCGCAGCGGGCTGATGGGTCACGCGCTgcagctgctgcgcgcgctggcccCGCTCGCCGAGGAGCGCGCCTccgccgccgcctccgccgccgccTCCGCCCCCGCCTCCGCTGCCGCCACCGCCACCGCTGAACGCTGGGCCGCCTTCGCGCCGAAGCTGCACCAGACTCTACAACAGCACGACACGCCGCTC GGCGGCTACTATCCATCCGAGAACACGTATGAG gttgaAGGCATGGCGGAAGTAGAGACTGCGCTCTACAACATGAGC TACGACATTGCGAACTATGGTAACGAG GAGGACCCCGACAGGATCAAGTTCCTAGAGATGGCCAGTCAGCGCATGCTCGA ACAATTAAACACGACGTGGGACGATAACGACGAGGCGGAGGAGCGCGAGGAGGAGCCGCTGGAggaggagggggagggggagggggagggggagggggacgcgGGCGCCGCCGTGCGGGAGGTGCTCGGCACCGTGCCGC CGTGGGAGACATCGAGCGAAGAGACCGCTTCAGCAGGCGAAGGTTGGGCACAGTTCTCAGCCGACGTGTTCGGGAACATCGCCGACCCGTTCGCCGCGAGCGACACCTTCGGAGCGAGCGACACGTTCGCCGCGAACGACGCGTTTGCAGCGAGCGACGCTTTCGCAACTGCCAACGCTTTCGCAAGTAGCGATGCGTTCGATGCGAACGCGGGTTTTAAAAGCGACGCGTTCGCGGACGAGGCGCAACGGCTCGGCTTGTGGCAGCCTGACG AGGGCAACGGGTGCGGGTCGCTGCCGGCGGGCGTGGCGGCGCTGCGGCTGGCGCCCGACGCGCTCAGCAGCCCGCTGGCCGACAACCTGCGCACGGCGCTGTCCGCCATGACGCCCGCCGCCGTCGCCAACATCGTCAACGCCAACatgccgcccgccgcgccccccgcgccccccgccgcgccccccgccgcgcccgacggcgacgcgccgcccgcgcccgcgcccgccgcgcacAGCTGA